A window from Podospora bellae-mahoneyi strain CBS 112042 chromosome 1 map unlocalized CBS112042p_1, whole genome shotgun sequence encodes these proteins:
- a CDS encoding uncharacterized protein (COG:A; EggNog:ENOG503NWDF), whose protein sequence is MSNRQPSRVVFVGNIPYGLTEEQITEIFSGAGRVLNFRLVYDRETGRPKGFGFAEFPDHDSASSAVRNLNDYEIMGRKLRVDFSNETVSDEDGRDRDAAGPSAAGYSAPSNGNNVAAPVVPAGGSSLPPLPQGKDLPPGVSCTDAISQTLRTLPPAQLLDIIQQMKTLATNDPTRCAELLNQAPQLGYAVFQALLIMGLVSPDAINSVLDTGVSVAPPPAAVPANYGGYPVPAATGTPVGGYAAPPVAAPVVPVPGAAPPPVAAPPPAQDPEALMRAVMELPQETIDMLPEAEKQQILALRAQFSLQGHR, encoded by the exons ATGTCAAACAGACAGCCCTCTCGTGTCGTCTTCGTGGGCAACATCCCATATG GACTCACCGAGGAGCAAATCACTGAAATCTTCAGTGGTGCTGGTCGCGTCCTGAACTTTCGCCTCGTCTATGATCGGGAGACTGGTCGCCCCAAGGGCTTTGGTTTCGCTGAGTTCCCTGACCACG ACTCTGCTTCTTCAGCCGTCCGAAACTTGAATGATTATGAGATTATGGGACGGAAGTTGCGTGTCGACTTTAGCAATGAAACGGTCAGCGACGAAGATGGTCGTGACCGTGACGCTGCT GGCCCTTCTGCTGCCGGTTACTCGGCGCCGTCGAACGGTAACAACGTTGCCGCGCCGGTCGTCCCCGCGGGCGGTTCGTCGCTCCCTCCTTTGCCCCAGGGCAAAGATCTCCCTCCTGGTGTGAGCTGCACCGATGCCATATCGCAAACGCTTCGCACTCTGCCGCCGGCGCAGCTGCTGGACATCATCCAGCAGATGAAGACGCTGGCGACCAACGACCCTACGCGCTGCGCCGAGCTGTTGAACCAAGCTCCCCAGCTTGGTTATGCTGTTTTCCAGGCCCTGTTGATCATGGGCTTGGTGTCACCGGACGCAATCAACTCCGTCCTCGACACTGGTGTGAGCGTTGCCCCGCCTCCTGCGGCTGTCCCCGCCAACTATGGCGGCTACCCTGTCCCTGCGGCGACCGGCACTCCAGTCGGTGGTTATGCCGCCCCCCCCGTCGCTGCCCCGGTTGTTCCGGTCCCTGGTGCCGCGCCTCCTCCTGTCgctgccccccctcctgctCAGGACCCTGAGGCCCTGATGCGTGCTGTCATGGAGCTACCTCAAGAGACGATTGACATGCTTCCCGAAGCCGAGAAGCAGCAGATTTTGGCCTTGAGAGCTCAATTCTCCCTGCAAGGTCACCGCTAG
- the PHB2 gene encoding Prohibitin-2, subunit of the prohibitin complex (Phb1p-Phb2p) (COG:O; EggNog:ENOG503NVK6), whose amino-acid sequence MAHRNPFQDYMNKLQYAAQQTRSGGRMPGGGGGIAGGVAALAVLGGGALLFQSALFNVDGGHRAIKYRRISGVSKDIYTEGTHFVVPWFETPIVYDVRAKPRNVSSLTGTKDLQMVNITCRVLSRPEITALPQIYRTLGTDYDERVLPSIVNEVLKSVVAQFNASQLITQREMVAKLVRENLSRRAARFNILLDDVSLTHLAFSPEFTAAVEAKQVAQQEAQRAAFIVDKARQEKQAMVVKAQGEARSAELIGEAIKKNKSYLELKKLENARSIAQIIQEAGGKNRLLLDSEGLGLNVFDEENK is encoded by the exons ATGGCGCACCGCAATCCCTTCCAGGATTATATGAACAAGCTGCAGTATGCGGCCCAACAAACTCGCTCCGGAGGCAGAATGcctggcggaggtggtggcatcgcaggaggggttgctgctCTCGCTgtccttggtggtggcgccTTGCTGTTTCAGAGTGCGCTGTTCAACGTCGATGGTGGTCACAGAGCGATCAAGTACCGGAGAATAAGTGGTGTCAGCAAGGATATCTATACCGAAG GAACTCACTTTGTCGTCCCATGGTTCGAGACTCCTATTGTCTACGATGTTCGTGCTAAGCCGAGAAACGTTTCTTCCCTCACCGGTACCAAGGATCTTCAAATGGTCAACATCACCTGCCGTGTCCTCTCGAGACCCGAAATCACCGCCCTTCCTCAGATCTACCGCACTCTCGGCACCGACTATGACGAGCGTGTCCTCCCCTCGATTGTCAACGAAGTGCTGAAGAGCGTTGTTGCCCAGTTCAATGCCAGTCAGCTGATCACACAAAGAGAAATGGTTGCCAAGCTGGTTCGTGAGAACCTCTCCAGGAGAGCTGCGCGCTTCAACATTCTTCTGGACGACGTGTCTTTGACG CATCTTGCCTTCTCTCCTGAGTTCACAGCTGCCGTTGAAGCCAAGCAGGTTGCCCAACAAGAGGCTCAACGTGCCGCATTCATCGTCGACAAGGCTCGCCAGGAGAAGCAGGCCATGGTTGTCAAGGCTCAGGGTGAGGCTCGCTCTGCTGAGCTCATTGGTGAGGCTATCAAAAAGAACAAGTCATATCtggagttgaagaagctggagaacgCTCGTTCCATTGCCCAGATTATCCAGGAGGCTGGTGGCAAGAACAGACTGCTCCTTGACTCTGAGGGTCTTGGGTTGAACGTCTTTGATGAGGAGAACAAATAA
- a CDS encoding uncharacterized protein (EggNog:ENOG503P581; COG:D; COG:O), with translation MGLIHYQAAPSEPSLRLTHQPHTNRPTRGPTINLPAPLTPPCGRLLGQQLPSMAGGSLGDCCLSSLPALLTGVVFFLFLPATTFTTIPRVLDLEEQQPTDKQLSLISTKESLSGKTQKPNAKMLSTHPHRKGNRAQRRGLRQGLQDQGAGGGEGGDPARAAEVDLWGETNGRRQNR, from the exons ATGGGCCTCATCCATTACCAAGCAGCCCCCAGCGAGCCAAGCCTGAGgctcacccaccaaccccacacaAACCGACCGACCCGCGGACCCACAATCAACCTACCTGCCCCACTAACCCCTCCTTGCGGCCGCCTGCTGGGACAGCAGCTGCCATCGATGGCAGGTGGCTCACTTGGCGACTGCTGCCTCTCGAGCTTGCCAGCATTGCTGACTGGTGTAGtattcttcctctttctgccagcaacaacattcaccaccatcccacgagtgcttgatcttgaagaacaacaaccaacagaTAAACAACTATCCCTTATTTCCACCAAAGAATCACTTAGTGGAAAGACACAAAAGCCAAACGCCAAGATGCTC AGTACGCACCCTCACCGGAAAGGAAATCGAGCTCAACGTCGAGGGCTCCGACAAGGTctccaagatcaaggagctggtggaggagaaggaggggatcCCGCCCGTGCAGCAGAGGTTGATCTTTGGGGGGAAACAAAT GGTCGACGACAAAACCGCTGA